A genomic window from Candidatus Bathyarchaeota archaeon includes:
- a CDS encoding DUF3368 domain-containing protein produces MIVSDASPLIVLPKTNNLSILKKLYGKIVIPKAVKKEITAKENEKAIFNKIEWIEVRTIKNTGVFALLEKLVDKGEAEAIVLAQELKTTLLVDDAKARKHAKLLNINIIGTLGLLKMAKNRGLISSAKEVITDMLSKGYFIEDELISLLLKDLGER; encoded by the coding sequence GTGATTGTATCGGATGCAAGCCCCCTTATAGTCCTGCCCAAAACCAACAACCTTTCAATTTTAAAGAAACTATATGGTAAAATCGTCATTCCAAAGGCGGTAAAAAAAGAAATAACTGCAAAAGAAAACGAAAAGGCAATCTTCAACAAAATTGAATGGATTGAAGTCAGAACCATAAAAAATACTGGAGTGTTCGCCTTACTGGAGAAACTAGTAGATAAAGGAGAAGCCGAAGCAATTGTCCTTGCTCAAGAACTGAAAACAACTCTGCTTGTAGATGATGCTAAAGCAAGAAAACACGCAAAACTGTTGAATATAAACATAATTGGCACCTTGGGATTACTAAAGATGGCAAAAAACCGCGGCTTAATTTCTTCAGCAAAAGAAGTCATAACGGACATGCTATCAAAAGGTTACTTCATCGAAGATGAACTCATAAGCCTCCTCCTAAAAGATCTTGGAGAGAGATAA
- a CDS encoding UPF0175 family protein, whose amino-acid sequence MGLKLPKTLTEELSDKELKLYLALMLYKEKKTSISQAANLAGLTLSDFIYELGKHKISFTNITEQDLKEELRRIK is encoded by the coding sequence TTGGGGCTTAAACTTCCAAAAACATTGACTGAAGAACTAAGTGACAAGGAATTAAAACTGTACCTTGCTCTTATGCTTTACAAAGAAAAGAAAACATCAATAAGCCAAGCAGCCAACCTCGCAGGGTTAACCCTTTCTGATTTCATATACGAACTAGGCAAACACAAAATCAGCTTTACAAACATAACTGAACAAGACCTTAAAGAAGAGTTAAGGCGAATAAAGTGA
- a CDS encoding type II toxin-antitoxin system ParD family antitoxin yields MKLVTVLLPEAYLTGLDELVRSGMYPSRSAAIRAAVRDMLKKELWGKRE; encoded by the coding sequence ATGAAACTGGTAACTGTTCTTCTTCCAGAAGCCTATTTGACGGGACTTGACGAACTAGTAAGATCAGGGATGTATCCAAGCCGAAGTGCAGCAATCAGAGCTGCAGTAAGAGACATGCTCAAAAAGGAACTCTGGGGCAAACGGGAATAA
- a CDS encoding Ku protein, producing the protein MEKTKAEPPKRSIWSGRISIGLVNVPVKLYTMIRDNTISFRYLHKNDGSPLKYQKVCALDQKVIPWEEVVKGYEINKNEFVIFTKEELDAIRPESDERIRIDKFVNLVSIDPIYFDKSYILAPNKSKDAYNLMLTAFQKMGMAGVGKFTMKNKEHPVIIHDYRGSLILTILRYANEIVNPLDVEELNDLPSPTREELQLATKIIENLSGEFDITKHEDGFRVKVEKLIEKKKKGETIVPEKPQREEAKELMVALRETLTKIEQK; encoded by the coding sequence ATGGAAAAAACAAAAGCTGAACCCCCCAAACGCTCCATTTGGAGTGGAAGAATTAGCATTGGGCTAGTTAACGTGCCTGTTAAACTTTACACCATGATACGGGACAACACAATCTCGTTTAGGTATCTTCACAAAAATGACGGGTCTCCATTGAAATACCAAAAAGTGTGCGCCCTTGACCAAAAAGTTATTCCATGGGAAGAAGTGGTAAAAGGCTACGAAATTAACAAAAATGAATTTGTTATATTCACCAAAGAAGAACTTGACGCCATACGGCCGGAATCCGACGAAAGAATTCGCATCGACAAATTTGTTAATCTTGTTTCAATTGATCCCATTTACTTTGATAAATCTTACATTCTCGCCCCAAACAAAAGCAAAGATGCTTACAACCTTATGTTAACAGCATTCCAAAAAATGGGAATGGCAGGAGTAGGCAAATTTACAATGAAAAACAAAGAACATCCTGTTATAATCCATGACTACAGGGGATCATTAATTTTGACCATTCTCAGATATGCAAATGAAATAGTTAACCCCCTTGACGTTGAAGAATTGAACGATCTTCCCTCGCCGACTAGAGAAGAACTTCAACTTGCCACAAAGATAATTGAGAATCTTTCCGGAGAATTTGATATAACCAAACATGAAGATGGTTTTAGAGTAAAAGTTGAAAAGTTAATTGAAAAGAAGAAGAAAGGAGAGACCATAGTTCCTGAGAAACCTCAAAGGGAAGAAGCGAAAGAATTGATGGTCGCCCTTAGAGAGACTTTAACCAAAATTGAGCAGAAATGA
- a CDS encoding 3'-phosphoesterase, whose translation MPRFIKLRSDKRPLDCKLEQIKPVNLGEYIKKRNFTLTPEPKGSTNSGGTQIFVVQEHNASHLHYDLRLEKDGVLKSWAVPKGIPQKSGIKRLAIKTEDHPLEYAEFQGTIPEGQYGAGEVKIWDKGSYRIKLWEENKIEFNPYGKKLTGTYVLVRFKKGGENNWLLMKVRDNNE comes from the coding sequence ATGCCTAGATTCATCAAATTACGGTCGGATAAAAGACCTTTAGATTGTAAATTGGAGCAAATAAAACCAGTTAATCTAGGGGAATATATCAAAAAAAGAAACTTTACCCTAACCCCCGAACCAAAAGGTTCCACTAATAGTGGGGGCACTCAAATCTTTGTAGTTCAGGAACATAATGCTAGCCATTTACATTATGACCTTAGGCTCGAAAAAGATGGTGTGCTAAAAAGTTGGGCGGTACCTAAAGGAATTCCCCAAAAAAGCGGAATAAAAAGGCTAGCAATAAAAACTGAAGATCACCCTTTGGAATATGCAGAATTCCAAGGTACAATACCTGAAGGTCAATACGGAGCAGGAGAAGTCAAAATCTGGGATAAAGGAAGCTATAGAATAAAACTTTGGGAAGAAAACAAGATCGAATTCAATCCCTACGGAAAAAAACTTACTGGAACTTATGTTCTTGTGCGCTTCAAGAAAGGTGGAGAAAACAACTGGCTGCTTATGAAAGTTAGGGACAACAATGAATAA
- a CDS encoding DUF72 domain-containing protein yields MNKKIHIGTMGWSYEFWKNQLYSSSAKPENFLQEYSQHFNTVEVNSTFYRIPTIETIKKWMKQTKPDFIFSIKAPKKITHQKLAKDNPDYLDFFLSTISNFGTKLGPVLFQFPPSFTSANFDALTDFTSVLPKRFRYAFEIRNKSWYNEKFYSLLEQNKIALVLGDSPWINKQNMVTTDFTYFRWEGNRMQIKGTLGKVEKERTEDTQKWGKKIQQLSNKTEIFGYFSKYYSGYPPTDAKQLLNYLLAEK; encoded by the coding sequence ATGAATAAAAAAATTCACATTGGAACAATGGGCTGGAGCTACGAGTTTTGGAAAAACCAGCTTTACTCTTCTTCTGCGAAACCTGAAAACTTCCTTCAAGAATATTCTCAACATTTCAACACAGTTGAAGTGAACAGCACATTTTATCGTATACCTACAATTGAAACAATAAAAAAATGGATGAAACAAACAAAACCTGATTTCATATTTTCTATCAAAGCCCCCAAAAAAATAACTCACCAAAAATTAGCAAAAGATAACCCTGATTACTTGGACTTTTTTTTAAGCACCATATCCAATTTCGGAACAAAACTCGGACCCGTATTGTTCCAATTTCCTCCCAGTTTCACGTCAGCAAATTTTGATGCATTAACAGATTTCACATCTGTTCTCCCCAAAAGATTCAGATATGCATTTGAAATACGAAACAAAAGTTGGTACAATGAAAAATTTTACAGCTTATTAGAACAAAACAAAATTGCATTAGTATTAGGTGATAGTCCATGGATAAATAAGCAAAATATGGTTACAACTGACTTTACCTATTTCAGATGGGAAGGAAACCGAATGCAAATCAAAGGAACCTTAGGTAAAGTGGAAAAAGAAAGAACAGAGGATACACAAAAATGGGGGAAAAAAATCCAGCAACTCTCCAATAAAACAGAAATTTTTGGCTACTTTAGCAAGTACTATTCAGGCTATCCCCCAACAGACGCTAAACAACTATTGAATTATCTCTTAGCGGAAAAATAA
- a CDS encoding sodium:calcium antiporter produces the protein MILYSLPILAASLILIMLISDRLIRYVLVLSRAVGLSEMAAGFVLLSIITSLPELSMSTVASLAGEGDLSVGNVLGSNIANLTIILGLAILFSRKNIKIGGQSQKELVQFLFLTSIIPLFIVQQGTLGPVLGIILLIMFIYFGVTVSRKTQTTPKEEPLQQKNENLAFVVVKFLIGIGLVIFLSDFAVESSIDIAGFIGLPTSIIGATIIGLGTSLPELATTIQALKQGLYNMALGNLLGSCITNITLILGVTSLLSVSEVNVVAVQSIMFYVLISSLSVWYMISSNERITKKSAIFLCLIYVVFILQQIGVSVVIF, from the coding sequence ATGATACTTTACAGTTTGCCGATCTTAGCTGCTTCTTTGATTCTAATCATGCTAATCAGCGACAGACTCATCAGATACGTTCTAGTTTTATCCCGAGCCGTTGGGCTATCTGAAATGGCAGCAGGATTTGTTCTTCTTTCTATCATAACGTCCTTGCCCGAACTTTCAATGTCTACGGTTGCATCTCTCGCTGGAGAAGGTGACCTTTCAGTTGGTAACGTTCTGGGTTCAAACATCGCAAACCTTACAATAATCCTTGGATTGGCAATTCTGTTCAGCAGAAAAAACATCAAAATCGGTGGACAATCCCAAAAAGAACTTGTACAATTTCTTTTCTTAACCTCAATCATTCCACTGTTTATTGTTCAACAAGGCACCCTTGGACCCGTTTTAGGAATCATACTTCTTATAATGTTCATATATTTTGGTGTCACAGTTTCCCGCAAAACACAAACTACCCCTAAAGAAGAACCTTTACAACAAAAAAATGAAAACCTAGCTTTTGTGGTTGTAAAATTTTTGATCGGAATTGGACTTGTAATATTTTTATCCGACTTTGCTGTGGAAAGCTCTATTGACATTGCAGGTTTCATAGGTTTACCTACCTCTATTATTGGCGCAACAATAATTGGTCTTGGAACTTCATTGCCTGAACTTGCAACTACAATCCAAGCTCTCAAGCAAGGACTTTATAATATGGCTCTTGGAAATTTGCTTGGAAGCTGCATCACTAATATTACCCTTATTCTTGGTGTTACTTCATTGCTGTCTGTCTCGGAAGTTAACGTAGTTGCAGTACAGAGCATAATGTTTTATGTCCTAATTTCATCCTTAAGCGTCTGGTACATGATAAGCTCAAATGAACGCATAACAAAAAAATCTGCAATCTTCCTTTGTTTAATCTATGTGGTGTTCATTTTGCAACAAATAGGCGTCTCAGTGGTAATTTTCTAA
- a CDS encoding mechanosensitive ion channel family protein codes for MVDVIQNLFDHPVLVLQVIATIIGAFLIITIFNKLINRLENRGDLQKGTLVHMKRFFQIVIYLVALMVILSLLNQDITAAIAGLGVGALIIGFGLQDIIQNWVSGILIISGKTYSIGDVIRIGNLTGTVTDIALRTTKLKTYDRNEIIIPNSVLMKEKIINLTSGASESVASLFFATDYTVDAEKAKSIIEKILKSNKSVVFDLKRKREIRFIFRNKEWTNEIEVLFWINDPSNEEFIKSTIAEMIHKEFKKNSILPPVPALMRREFLTGQNPTDEQQTE; via the coding sequence ATGGTTGACGTTATACAAAATTTATTTGACCACCCTGTTCTGGTATTGCAGGTAATTGCAACCATAATTGGCGCATTTCTGATTATTACTATTTTCAATAAACTAATTAACCGTCTAGAAAACAGAGGCGACCTGCAAAAAGGAACCCTTGTTCATATGAAACGGTTCTTCCAAATAGTCATCTATCTTGTTGCTTTGATGGTTATTCTTTCATTGTTAAACCAAGACATCACTGCAGCAATAGCAGGTCTTGGAGTAGGTGCACTGATAATAGGTTTTGGTTTGCAAGACATAATTCAAAACTGGGTTTCTGGCATTTTAATAATCTCTGGAAAAACCTATTCCATAGGGGACGTAATACGAATTGGAAACTTAACTGGAACTGTTACAGATATTGCCCTTCGGACAACCAAACTAAAAACTTATGACCGAAACGAAATAATTATTCCAAACTCGGTGTTGATGAAAGAAAAAATCATTAACCTTACAAGCGGTGCATCTGAATCTGTAGCATCTTTGTTTTTTGCAACTGATTACACTGTAGATGCTGAAAAAGCAAAATCAATAATTGAAAAAATTCTCAAAAGCAATAAATCAGTTGTCTTTGACCTGAAACGGAAACGAGAAATTCGATTTATTTTCCGTAACAAAGAATGGACTAATGAAATTGAAGTCCTGTTTTGGATAAATGACCCTTCAAATGAAGAATTCATTAAGTCAACTATTGCTGAGATGATCCATAAAGAATTCAAGAAAAATTCTATACTGCCGCCTGTTCCTGCATTGATGCGCAGAGAATTTTTAACTGGACAAAACCCAACTGATGAACAACAAACAGAGTAA
- a CDS encoding arcadin 1 produces the protein MTRVRVQKIESTKDPEGNLGKRIELIEERVIPRFAVRPATEEARMVQEVMKSLQQQLPMIANQTSQFSVPKMILFLTETEYEQLGIQFDVNQLYELELFGQTMHFKKVT, from the coding sequence ATGACACGTGTCCGGGTTCAAAAAATCGAATCAACAAAAGACCCTGAAGGCAACCTAGGTAAACGCATAGAACTAATTGAAGAACGAGTTATCCCCCGTTTTGCTGTCAGACCTGCAACCGAAGAAGCCCGTATGGTTCAAGAAGTAATGAAAAGCCTGCAACAACAACTTCCAATGATTGCTAACCAAACAAGCCAGTTCTCTGTTCCTAAAATGATTTTATTCCTAACAGAAACCGAATATGAACAACTAGGCATCCAGTTTGACGTAAACCAACTCTACGAACTAGAACTGTTTGGGCAAACTATGCACTTCAAAAAAGTAACATAA
- a CDS encoding acylphosphatase yields the protein MNIRAHIFVTGKVQGVFFRASTRSEAIKQNVIGWVRNVSDGRVEAIFEGKKENVEKMIDFCRVGPSAAHILRTDVRWGKYVGEFSEFKIKKDLVL from the coding sequence ATGAACATTAGGGCTCACATTTTTGTTACAGGCAAAGTCCAAGGCGTATTTTTTAGAGCCTCCACACGTTCAGAGGCAATTAAACAAAATGTTATTGGCTGGGTCAGAAACGTGTCTGACGGTCGAGTAGAAGCAATATTTGAAGGAAAAAAAGAAAACGTAGAAAAAATGATTGATTTTTGTCGCGTTGGACCTTCTGCTGCTCATATTTTACGAACTGACGTCCGTTGGGGAAAATATGTTGGAGAATTTTCAGAATTTAAAATTAAAAAAGACCTTGTCCTGTAA
- the surE gene encoding 5'/3'-nucleotidase SurE, translating into MPTILVTNDDGVNSIGLSVLAKQLTKLGDVVVVTPGCQRSGVGKSISIGQVKICDADLGDGITAYATTGTPADSFLIAINKILKKMPDLLVSGINIGPNLGIDDLLTSGTVGAAFEAAIHNIPAIAVSYCLSELSDKTFGNTNFSVKDLELAAHLGYKASKHVLESGMPADVDIISINVPENADPKNVLLTSLCYDGYGDIHDEITDGYEIKSWALHHYPDGAPGTDLHAIKNGNYVSVTPIKVEFPHNTKAMKGLLDSLSD; encoded by the coding sequence TTGCCTACAATACTTGTAACAAATGACGATGGTGTCAACTCAATCGGTTTGTCAGTTCTTGCAAAGCAGCTAACAAAACTTGGAGATGTAGTAGTTGTAACTCCTGGGTGCCAAAGAAGCGGCGTTGGAAAATCAATCAGTATTGGTCAAGTCAAAATATGTGACGCTGACCTTGGTGATGGTATTACAGCATATGCAACAACGGGCACTCCTGCTGACTCATTTTTGATTGCTATTAACAAAATTTTGAAAAAAATGCCTGATCTGCTTGTTTCGGGAATCAATATCGGTCCAAACCTTGGAATCGATGACTTACTTACTTCTGGCACTGTTGGAGCTGCTTTTGAAGCTGCAATACATAATATTCCTGCTATAGCTGTTTCCTATTGTTTGTCTGAACTTTCTGACAAAACCTTTGGAAACACCAATTTTTCCGTGAAAGACTTAGAATTAGCTGCCCATCTTGGATACAAGGCCTCTAAGCATGTGCTGGAATCTGGAATGCCTGCGGATGTGGACATTATTTCAATAAACGTTCCAGAAAACGCTGACCCAAAAAACGTGCTATTAACGAGTCTTTGTTATGACGGCTATGGTGATATACATGACGAAATCACAGACGGTTATGAAATCAAGAGCTGGGCATTGCACCACTATCCTGACGGTGCCCCTGGAACAGATTTGCACGCCATAAAAAATGGCAATTATGTTTCGGTTACACCAATCAAAGTAGAGTTTCCCCACAACACAAAAGCAATGAAAGGCCTACTGGATTCTCTTTCGGACTAG
- the ndhC gene encoding NADH-quinone oxidoreductase subunit A: MLIESLIAFLIILALASLIYLASKLLAPKSSESPEKNEMYACGEKVASTRLLVNVTLYKYLIFFVIVDSPALILAFAALALEMINPFTLLIYLGIILAADLLLLGGN, encoded by the coding sequence ATGCTGATCGAATCTCTTATTGCATTTCTGATTATTCTGGCCCTTGCGTCGTTGATTTATTTAGCAAGCAAATTACTGGCACCTAAATCTTCTGAAAGCCCAGAAAAAAATGAAATGTATGCATGTGGAGAAAAAGTTGCTTCTACCCGATTGCTTGTTAATGTTACTCTCTATAAATATTTAATATTCTTTGTAATAGTCGATTCACCTGCATTGATTCTGGCCTTTGCTGCATTAGCCCTTGAAATGATCAATCCTTTCACCTTGTTGATTTACTTAGGAATAATCTTAGCAGCCGACTTGTTGCTTTTAGGAGGCAATTAA
- a CDS encoding NADH-quinone oxidoreductase subunit B family protein, with protein MKWARRNSPWLLHFNTGACNGCDIEVVSLLTPRYDVERFGAKLEPSPRHADVLIVTGPVTRQCAPRLKMIYEQMPSPKFVVAVGACSCSGGIFQDCYNISGHLDQIIPVDVYVPGCPPKPEAILQGIAKLLEKLKG; from the coding sequence CTGAAATGGGCGAGACGAAACTCACCTTGGTTGCTTCATTTCAACACTGGCGCCTGTAACGGATGTGACATTGAAGTTGTTTCATTACTTACCCCAAGATATGATGTGGAACGCTTTGGTGCAAAACTTGAACCCTCCCCACGTCATGCGGACGTTTTGATAGTAACTGGACCTGTAACAAGACAATGCGCACCTCGACTCAAAATGATTTATGAACAAATGCCTTCACCCAAATTTGTTGTAGCCGTCGGTGCATGTTCCTGTTCTGGTGGAATATTCCAAGACTGTTACAACATAAGTGGGCACTTAGATCAAATAATTCCTGTCGACGTTTATGTTCCGGGTTGTCCACCAAAACCAGAAGCCATCTTACAAGGCATTGCCAAACTGCTTGAAAAACTGAAGGGATAA
- a CDS encoding NADH-quinone oxidoreductase subunit C has protein sequence MGQFDKAVELLKNNLANSIVELKVPRSRKAYVFLKPEKHRDAISLLLKQVEDTIISTITGTDLGNEIELNYHMICGGTVTLKIRVPKIKPVTKSICDLISGANLYEREVYDLLGVTFEGHPNMERLLLPESWPKGNYPLRRDWKAPENQEDIFVSEEAPKPKSVSGASESLVNVIVGPQHPVLHEPERFSFTLDGERVVDVDARLGYVHRGIEKAAETMMYFQDVYLVERICGICNAAHTTVFCQAVEDIANVETPPRAQYYRTIIHELNRIHSHLLLLGVAGHLLGFESLFQHVWRDREPVMDIVERITGNRLMSGFNTIGGVRRDIAPSTIEKTLKTLKDVRKRADFYKKVFEEDATLRMRTEGVGVLSRKDALKLCVVGPVLRASGVASDVRKDDPYAAYGEIPFNVISYNECDTWARLMVRADEVLESINIVEYALDNLPEGKIRVRVQRKIPEGEAVSRVEAPRGELIHYVKSDGSAYPYRVKVRAPTLANLMAFPDAIKGGFVADIPSVMGSLDPCFSCTDRMAFIQLNSDQKWHWSLDEVNNQKKQEGAYLVGT, from the coding sequence ATGGGACAATTTGACAAAGCTGTAGAACTTTTAAAAAATAATTTGGCCAATTCGATTGTCGAGTTAAAGGTTCCTAGGTCAAGGAAAGCTTACGTTTTTCTTAAACCTGAAAAACACCGAGATGCAATTTCTTTGCTTCTAAAACAGGTTGAAGATACAATAATTTCCACAATAACTGGAACTGATTTAGGCAACGAAATTGAATTAAATTATCACATGATTTGTGGCGGAACCGTTACTCTGAAAATTCGTGTTCCAAAAATAAAACCTGTTACGAAATCGATTTGTGACCTTATTTCTGGCGCTAACTTGTATGAGCGTGAAGTCTACGACTTGTTAGGCGTAACTTTTGAGGGGCATCCTAACATGGAGCGCTTATTGCTTCCAGAAAGTTGGCCTAAAGGCAATTATCCGCTTCGAAGAGATTGGAAAGCACCGGAAAACCAAGAGGACATTTTTGTTTCTGAAGAAGCGCCAAAACCAAAATCAGTAAGTGGGGCTTCTGAATCATTAGTTAATGTTATTGTTGGTCCTCAGCATCCTGTTTTACATGAACCTGAACGTTTTTCTTTCACCCTTGATGGTGAACGAGTCGTTGATGTTGATGCCCGTCTTGGATATGTTCATCGCGGCATCGAAAAAGCTGCGGAAACTATGATGTATTTCCAAGATGTGTACTTGGTGGAAAGGATTTGTGGTATTTGCAATGCTGCTCATACTACTGTGTTCTGTCAAGCAGTTGAAGACATAGCAAACGTTGAAACTCCACCCCGTGCACAGTATTACCGTACAATTATACATGAACTAAACCGTATTCACAGCCACTTGTTGTTACTTGGGGTTGCTGGTCACTTGCTGGGTTTTGAATCATTATTCCAGCATGTTTGGAGGGACCGTGAACCAGTAATGGATATTGTTGAACGAATAACTGGAAACCGTTTGATGAGTGGATTCAACACCATTGGTGGCGTAAGACGAGACATTGCCCCAAGCACAATCGAAAAGACCCTAAAAACCCTTAAAGACGTAAGAAAAAGAGCAGATTTCTACAAGAAAGTATTCGAAGAAGATGCAACCCTGCGAATGAGAACCGAAGGAGTTGGTGTCTTAAGTAGAAAAGACGCTTTGAAACTTTGTGTGGTTGGTCCTGTTTTGAGGGCTTCGGGTGTTGCGTCTGATGTCCGAAAAGATGACCCCTATGCTGCATATGGCGAAATTCCTTTCAATGTAATAAGCTATAATGAATGTGACACGTGGGCTCGACTCATGGTCAGAGCGGACGAAGTGCTGGAAAGTATAAACATAGTAGAATATGCCCTTGATAACCTTCCTGAAGGAAAAATAAGGGTAAGAGTTCAACGAAAAATACCTGAAGGGGAAGCAGTTAGCCGTGTTGAAGCCCCTCGCGGTGAACTTATTCATTACGTTAAAAGTGACGGAAGCGCATACCCATACCGAGTTAAAGTCAGAGCACCTACATTGGCAAACCTGATGGCATTTCCAGATGCAATAAAAGGGGGATTCGTTGCTGACATTCCTTCGGTTATGGGCAGTTTGGACCCCTGCTTTTCTTGTACTGACCGTATGGCATTTATTCAGCTTAACTCTGACCAAAAGTGGCACTGGAGCCTAGACGAGGTCAACAACCAAAAAAAACAGGAAGGTGCTTATCTAGTTGGCACTTGA
- a CDS encoding NADH-quinone oxidoreductase subunit H has translation MALDLVFLLRILVFPGFLFLLILVLFFDWFERKITARFQNRMGPTYAGPFGILQPIADYIKLFSKEDITPKQTNKTLFIIAPLLAFSLYVFAIFFIPIDGSNVILGSNFEGDLLLVLLLLTLANFALFLSGWSSLNPYSGIGATRVLTQFLGYDIPLILLATGPAYLAKSLSLTTIAANQPIPYLILAPWCCVLFIIVLQAELEKDPFDIPHAETEIVGGYETEYSGRKLAFIKLAEDFQFLIGASLVTMLFLGGAHGPIFFGPPEIWYAFWFMVKTLGVVFVLEYVGNVSARLRIDQVVHGNWQMLIPLSILSLAFTVIVEPLLRSVIG, from the coding sequence TTGGCACTTGATCTAGTTTTTCTCCTAAGGATTCTGGTATTTCCAGGTTTCCTTTTTCTGTTGATTCTTGTGCTCTTCTTTGACTGGTTCGAAAGAAAAATAACTGCAAGATTCCAGAACCGTATGGGTCCAACCTATGCAGGTCCCTTTGGAATTCTTCAACCTATTGCTGACTATATCAAATTGTTTTCAAAAGAAGACATCACTCCAAAGCAAACCAACAAAACATTATTCATCATAGCCCCCCTTCTTGCCTTTTCATTGTATGTGTTTGCCATTTTCTTTATTCCAATTGATGGTTCAAACGTCATTTTGGGTTCAAATTTTGAAGGGGATTTACTTTTAGTTTTGCTTTTATTGACTCTTGCTAACTTTGCACTTTTTCTTTCTGGCTGGTCTTCATTAAACCCTTACAGCGGAATAGGTGCAACCCGAGTTTTAACCCAATTCCTTGGTTATGACATTCCTCTTATTCTTCTTGCAACTGGTCCTGCTTATCTGGCCAAAAGTTTGTCACTCACTACGATCGCTGCAAATCAGCCCATTCCTTATCTTATTTTAGCACCGTGGTGTTGTGTATTATTCATTATTGTTTTACAAGCTGAACTAGAAAAAGACCCCTTTGATATACCGCATGCAGAAACTGAAATAGTCGGTGGTTATGAAACTGAATACAGTGGAAGAAAACTTGCTTTCATAAAACTTGCAGAAGATTTCCAGTTTCTGATTGGCGCTTCTCTTGTAACTATGTTGTTCTTAGGTGGCGCACATGGACCCATCTTTTTTGGTCCTCCTGAAATTTGGTATGCTTTCTGGTTTATGGTAAAAACCTTAGGTGTGGTTTTTGTTCTTGAGTATGTCGGTAATGTTTCCGCTCGGTTGCGTATCGATCAGGTTGTTCATGGGAATTGGCAAATGTTGATTCCATTGTCGATTCTTTCCCTTGCTTTTACTGTAATCGTTGAACCCTTATTGCGGTCGGTGATTGGTTAA
- a CDS encoding 4Fe-4S binding protein, translated as MPKKRRFPALIKDMGSCLFKKPFTREYPFVSVQAPEGYRGRHTFDPIKCISCGLCERDCPAKAIELVEVSGKRMPKFFLDRCIFCYQCAETCPRTAIELSTNYEMSTTETKDMLVNPEEFLPARKPASQGGTK; from the coding sequence GTGCCAAAAAAACGAAGATTTCCAGCGTTGATAAAAGACATGGGCTCGTGTCTCTTCAAGAAGCCCTTTACTCGTGAGTATCCATTTGTCTCCGTACAAGCACCTGAAGGATACCGTGGTCGACACACCTTTGACCCAATAAAATGCATCAGTTGTGGTCTATGTGAACGCGACTGCCCTGCAAAAGCTATCGAGCTTGTAGAAGTTTCTGGAAAACGGATGCCAAAATTTTTCCTTGATCGTTGCATATTCTGTTACCAATGTGCAGAAACTTGCCCAAGAACTGCAATAGAACTATCTACAAATTATGAGATGTCAACCACAGAAACAAAAGACATGTTAGTAAATCCAGAAGAATTTTTGCCTGCACGAAAACCTGCATCACAAGGGGGAACAAAATAA
- a CDS encoding NADH-quinone oxidoreductase subunit K, with translation MDYIILSVTLLAIGIIGLVTKHDLIKMLIAIEMITAAATMNFVVFGSLMDNSLGQAFLILALSVDACVTAVALALAITIYKKLNISNVRDLSEANDEETEQNKQQVKEDA, from the coding sequence ATGGATTACATCATTCTTTCTGTTACTCTTCTGGCAATTGGAATAATCGGGTTGGTCACAAAACATGATCTAATCAAAATGCTAATTGCAATAGAAATGATTACCGCAGCGGCAACAATGAATTTTGTTGTATTCGGCTCTTTAATGGACAACTCTTTAGGTCAAGCTTTTTTGATACTTGCATTGTCTGTTGACGCTTGCGTAACTGCAGTTGCCCTTGCCCTTGCTATTACAATTTACAAAAAACTAAACATCAGTAACGTTCGAGACCTATCAGAAGCAAATGATGAAGAAACGGAACAAAACAAACAACAAGTAAAGGAGGATGCTTAA